A stretch of Pseudomonas sp. LS.1a DNA encodes these proteins:
- a CDS encoding BRO-N domain-containing protein: MNSLNTPTLFTRHNRPLHTLWFESQAWFCAHELGRLSGHFFDEHCMRKLDPDQYRTVQLLRYGKYQETTMVSESGAYTLLAHHHVPENRHLRWWLTHEVVAVLRDGQADGVEDAPRLGQMCWPGGRSATLLYWQSEPWVRMRDMPVVLAGEVDQQGPVEKRKLSWRACAQRALRMHGV; encoded by the coding sequence ATGAACAGCCTCAATACACCCACCCTCTTCACCCGTCACAACCGCCCACTCCACACCCTCTGGTTCGAATCCCAAGCCTGGTTCTGCGCCCACGAACTCGGCCGGCTGAGTGGGCACTTCTTCGACGAACACTGCATGCGCAAGCTCGACCCGGATCAGTACCGCACTGTGCAGCTGCTGCGCTATGGCAAGTACCAGGAGACCACCATGGTCAGCGAGTCCGGAGCCTATACCTTGCTGGCGCATCACCATGTGCCGGAGAACCGCCATTTGCGTTGGTGGCTGACGCATGAAGTGGTGGCGGTGCTGCGCGATGGGCAAGCTGACGGGGTAGAGGATGCGCCGCGACTGGGGCAGATGTGCTGGCCTGGAGGGCGGAGCGCGACGTTGTTGTATTGGCAGAGTGAGCCTTGGGTGAGGATGCGGGATATGCCTGTGGTGCTGGCTGGGGAAGTTGATCAGCAGGGGCCGGTGGAGAAGCGGAAGTTGAGTTGGCGGGCGTGTGCGCAGCGAGCGCTGCGGATGCATGGGGTTTAG
- a CDS encoding ribonucleotide-diphosphate reductase subunit beta — MLSWDEFDKEDGEVAAKGNTPAQAAAAATLDKLDSAGGAAALEARVATADDSDAVKRAKAALNDLDIAEGLAELEGSSARVRVDEKRMINCRADLNQLVPFKYDWAWQKYLDGCANHWMPQEVNMTADIALWKSMDGLTEDERRIVMRNLGFFSTADSLVANNLALAVYRLITNPECRQYILRQAFEEAIHTHAYQYCIESLGMDEGEIFNMYHEIPSVAKKAAWGLKYTRAISDPEFNTGTVETDKELLRNLIAYYCVLEGIFFYCGFTQILSMGRRNKMTGVAEQFQYILRDESMHLNFGIDVINQIKIENPHLWDAAMKEEATQMILQGTQLEIEYARDTMPRGVLGMNAAMMEDYLKFIANRRLTQIGLKEEYPGTTNPFPWMSEIMDLKKEKNFFETRVIEYQTGGALSWD, encoded by the coding sequence ATGCTGAGCTGGGACGAATTCGATAAAGAAGACGGCGAAGTAGCCGCCAAAGGCAACACCCCTGCGCAGGCCGCTGCCGCCGCCACCCTCGACAAGCTCGACAGCGCCGGTGGTGCCGCCGCCCTGGAAGCCCGTGTCGCCACCGCCGACGACTCCGACGCGGTCAAGCGCGCCAAGGCTGCCCTGAACGACCTCGACATCGCCGAAGGCCTGGCCGAGCTGGAAGGCTCCAGCGCCCGCGTGCGCGTTGACGAAAAGCGCATGATCAACTGCCGCGCCGACCTCAACCAGCTGGTACCGTTCAAGTACGACTGGGCCTGGCAGAAGTACCTGGACGGCTGCGCCAACCACTGGATGCCGCAAGAGGTCAACATGACCGCCGACATCGCCCTGTGGAAGAGCATGGACGGCCTGACCGAAGACGAGCGTCGCATCGTCATGCGCAACCTCGGTTTCTTCTCCACCGCCGACTCGCTGGTCGCCAACAACCTGGCCCTGGCCGTGTACCGCCTGATCACCAACCCGGAGTGCCGCCAGTACATCCTGCGCCAGGCCTTCGAAGAGGCGATCCACACCCACGCCTACCAGTACTGCATCGAGTCGCTGGGCATGGATGAAGGCGAGATCTTCAACATGTACCACGAGATCCCGTCGGTCGCGAAGAAAGCCGCCTGGGGCCTGAAGTACACCCGCGCCATCTCCGATCCGGAATTCAACACCGGCACCGTCGAAACCGACAAAGAGCTGCTGCGCAACCTGATCGCCTACTACTGCGTACTGGAAGGCATCTTCTTCTACTGCGGCTTCACCCAGATCCTGTCCATGGGCCGCCGCAACAAGATGACCGGCGTGGCCGAGCAGTTCCAGTACATCCTGCGTGACGAGTCGATGCACCTGAACTTCGGTATCGACGTGATCAACCAGATCAAGATCGAGAACCCGCACCTGTGGGACGCGGCGATGAAGGAAGAAGCGACCCAGATGATCCTGCAAGGGACCCAGCTGGAGATCGAATACGCCCGTGACACCATGCCACGCGGCGTGCTGGGCATGAACGCAGCGATGATGGAGGACTACCTCAAGTTCATCGCCAACCGTCGCCTGACCCAGATTGGTCTGAAGGAAGAGTACCCAGGGACTACCAACCCGTTCCCTTGGATGAGCGAGATCATGGACTTGAAGAAAGAGAAGAACTTCTTCGAGACTCGTGTGATCGAGTATCAGACGGGTGGTGCACTGAGCTGGGACTGA
- a CDS encoding type II toxin-antitoxin system RelB/DinJ family antitoxin, whose protein sequence is MASINIRVDDELKARAYKELERLGVTPSELMRQALQYVAERGKLPFRPVLMTEDDEDLIATVKERLASPQRVRVQLDDL, encoded by the coding sequence ATGGCATCCATCAACATACGTGTCGACGACGAACTCAAAGCCCGCGCATACAAAGAGCTTGAGCGCCTCGGCGTTACCCCCTCCGAACTCATGCGCCAGGCTCTGCAGTATGTTGCAGAGCGAGGCAAGCTGCCCTTCCGCCCTGTCCTGATGACTGAGGACGATGAAGATCTCATTGCGACTGTGAAAGAGCGGCTTGCTTCCCCGCAGCGCGTGAGGGTCCAGTTGGATGACCTATAG
- a CDS encoding ribonucleoside-diphosphate reductase subunit alpha: MQTDTTRENPQAKVPQAADSNQDLAATAPGQLRVIKRNGTVVPYTDDKITVAITKAFLAVEGGTAAASSRIHDTVARLTEQVTATFKRRMPSGGTIHIEEIQDQVELALMRAGEQKVARDYVIYREQRAKERATRVNAESVVEPHPSIRITLADGSLAPLDMARLNTIISEACEGLAEVDGDLIQRDTLKNLYDGVAIKDVNTALVMTARTLVEREPNYSFVTARLLMDTLRAEGLGFLNVAESATHHEMADLYAKALPAYIDKGVEFELLDPALKGYDLDRLGKAIDHERDQQFTYLGLQTLYDRYFIHKDGVRFELPQVFFMRVAMGLALEEKDKEARAIEFYNLLSSFDYMASTPTLFNAGTLRPQLSSCYLTTVPDDLSGIYHAIHDNAMLSKFAGGLGNDWTPVRALGSYIKGTNGKSQGVVPFLKVVNDTAVAVNQGGKRKGAVCAYLETWHLDIEEFIELRKNTGDDRRRTHDMNTANWIPDLFMKRVFDDGKWTLFSPSEVPDLHDLTGKAFEERYEYYEALTEYNKIKVFKTIQAKDLWRKMLSMLFETGHPWLTFKDPCNLRSPQQHVGVVHSSNLCTEITLNTNKDEIAVCNLGSINLPNHIVDGKLDTAKLQRTVNTAVRMLDNVIDINYYSVPQARNSNFKHRPVGLGIMGFQDALYLQHIPYGSDAAVEFADKSMEAVSYYAIQASCDLADERGAYETFQGSLWSKGILPLDSQQILIEARGAKYIDVNLEESLDWAPVRERVKKGIRNSNIMAIAPTATIANITGVSQSIEPTYQNLYVKSNLSGEFTVINPYLVRDLKARGLWDSVMINDLKYYDGSVQQIERIPQELKDLYATAFEVETKWIVDAASRRQKWIDQAQSLNLYIAGASGKKLDVTYRMAWYRGLKTTYYLRALAATSTEKSTINTGKLNAVSSGGDSAPVQAAGPAPVPKACAIDEPDCEACQ; the protein is encoded by the coding sequence ATGCAAACCGACACAACTCGCGAGAACCCGCAGGCCAAGGTGCCGCAGGCCGCCGATTCCAACCAGGATCTGGCCGCCACCGCCCCCGGCCAACTGCGCGTGATCAAGCGTAACGGCACTGTCGTCCCCTACACCGACGACAAGATCACCGTTGCCATCACCAAGGCGTTCCTCGCAGTTGAAGGCGGCACCGCCGCCGCTTCGTCGCGCATCCACGACACCGTCGCGCGCCTGACCGAGCAGGTCACCGCCACGTTCAAGCGTCGCATGCCATCGGGTGGCACCATCCACATCGAAGAAATCCAGGACCAGGTCGAACTGGCCCTGATGCGCGCCGGCGAGCAGAAAGTCGCCCGTGACTACGTGATCTACCGCGAGCAGCGCGCCAAGGAGCGCGCCACCCGCGTGAACGCCGAGTCCGTGGTCGAGCCGCACCCGTCCATCCGCATCACCCTGGCCGACGGCAGCCTGGCGCCGCTCGACATGGCCCGCCTGAACACCATCATCAGCGAAGCCTGCGAAGGCCTGGCCGAAGTCGATGGCGACCTGATCCAGCGCGACACCCTGAAGAACCTGTACGACGGCGTGGCCATCAAGGACGTCAACACCGCCCTGGTAATGACCGCCCGTACCCTGGTAGAGCGCGAGCCGAACTACTCGTTCGTGACCGCCCGCCTGCTGATGGACACCCTGCGCGCCGAAGGCCTGGGCTTCCTGAACGTGGCCGAGAGCGCCACCCACCACGAAATGGCCGACCTGTACGCCAAGGCCCTGCCAGCCTACATCGACAAAGGCGTCGAGTTCGAGCTGCTGGACCCGGCCCTGAAAGGCTACGACCTGGACCGCCTGGGCAAGGCCATCGACCACGAGCGTGACCAGCAATTCACCTACCTGGGCCTGCAGACCCTGTACGACCGCTACTTCATCCACAAGGATGGCGTGCGCTTCGAGCTGCCACAGGTATTCTTCATGCGTGTGGCCATGGGCCTGGCGCTGGAAGAGAAAGACAAGGAAGCCCGTGCGATCGAGTTCTACAACCTGTTGTCGTCGTTCGACTACATGGCCTCGACCCCGACCCTGTTCAACGCCGGCACCCTGCGCCCGCAGCTGTCCAGCTGCTACCTGACCACCGTGCCGGACGACCTGTCGGGCATCTACCACGCGATCCACGACAACGCCATGCTGTCGAAATTCGCCGGTGGCCTGGGCAACGACTGGACCCCTGTGCGTGCACTGGGCTCCTACATCAAGGGCACCAACGGCAAGTCGCAGGGCGTGGTTCCGTTCCTGAAAGTAGTCAACGACACCGCCGTTGCCGTGAACCAGGGTGGCAAGCGCAAGGGCGCCGTGTGTGCCTACCTGGAAACCTGGCACCTGGACATCGAAGAGTTCATCGAGCTGCGCAAGAACACCGGTGATGACCGTCGTCGTACCCACGACATGAACACCGCCAACTGGATCCCTGACCTGTTCATGAAGCGTGTCTTCGATGACGGCAAGTGGACCCTGTTCTCGCCTTCGGAAGTGCCAGACCTGCACGACCTGACCGGCAAGGCCTTCGAAGAGCGCTACGAGTACTACGAAGCCCTGACCGAGTACAACAAGATCAAGGTGTTCAAGACCATCCAGGCCAAAGACCTGTGGCGCAAGATGCTGTCGATGCTGTTCGAGACCGGCCACCCGTGGCTGACCTTCAAGGACCCGTGCAACCTGCGTTCGCCGCAGCAGCACGTGGGCGTGGTCCACAGCTCGAACCTGTGCACCGAGATCACCCTGAACACCAACAAGGACGAGATCGCGGTCTGCAACCTGGGCTCGATCAACCTGCCGAACCACATCGTCGACGGCAAGCTGGACACCGCCAAGCTGCAACGCACCGTGAACACCGCCGTGCGCATGCTCGACAACGTGATCGACATCAACTACTACTCGGTGCCGCAAGCGCGTAACTCGAACTTCAAGCACCGCCCGGTCGGCCTGGGCATCATGGGCTTCCAGGATGCGCTGTACCTGCAGCACATTCCGTACGGTTCCGATGCCGCCGTCGAGTTCGCCGACAAGTCGATGGAAGCGGTCAGCTACTACGCCATCCAGGCGTCCTGCGACCTGGCCGACGAGCGCGGTGCGTACGAGACCTTCCAGGGTTCGCTGTGGTCCAAGGGCATCCTGCCGCTGGATTCGCAACAGATCCTGATCGAAGCCCGTGGTGCCAAGTACATCGACGTCAACCTGGAAGAGTCCCTGGACTGGGCCCCGGTGCGCGAGCGCGTCAAGAAAGGTATTCGTAACTCGAACATCATGGCCATCGCGCCGACCGCGACCATCGCCAACATCACCGGCGTGTCGCAGTCCATCGAGCCGACCTACCAGAACCTGTACGTGAAATCGAACCTGTCGGGCGAGTTCACCGTGATCAACCCGTACCTGGTCCGCGACCTGAAGGCCCGTGGCCTGTGGGACTCGGTAATGATCAACGACCTGAAGTACTACGACGGTTCGGTGCAGCAGATCGAGCGTATCCCGCAAGAGCTGAAAGACCTGTACGCCACCGCGTTCGAAGTCGAGACCAAGTGGATCGTCGATGCCGCCTCGCGTCGCCAGAAGTGGATCGACCAGGCCCAGTCGCTGAACCTGTACATCGCCGGCGCCTCGGGCAAGAAGCTGGACGTGACCTACCGCATGGCCTGGTACCGTGGTCTGAAGACCACCTACTACCTCCGTGCCCTGGCCGCGACCAGCACCGAGAAGTCGACCATCAACACCGGCAAGCTCAATGCCGTTTCCAGCGGTGGCGACAGCGCCCCGGTCCAGGCAGCCGGCCCTGCGCCAGTGCCGAAGGCCTGCGCGATCGACGAGCCTGACTGCGAAGCCTGCCAGTAA
- a CDS encoding UPF0149 family protein, with the protein MLPALSEKELDRLEDLLITYGNDYSVLNLAELNGFFTALASSPSTVTPEQWLPAVAGGKVPKFKKPAHEEAYTALMLRYASQVAEELGDDVDHFEPLFEENEDEVGTVIVMEEWCFGYMRGTQVAGWAELPPEQDQLLKAISLHGLEDNFELLDQMSEEDIQACVPQVVEAARGLFRYFNKLH; encoded by the coding sequence ATGCTCCCCGCACTCAGCGAAAAAGAACTCGACCGCCTTGAAGACCTGCTGATCACCTACGGCAATGACTACTCGGTACTCAACCTGGCCGAGCTCAATGGCTTTTTCACTGCATTGGCCAGCTCGCCATCCACCGTCACCCCGGAACAGTGGCTGCCCGCGGTGGCCGGCGGCAAGGTGCCGAAGTTCAAGAAGCCGGCGCATGAAGAGGCTTATACGGCGTTGATGCTGCGCTATGCCAGCCAGGTGGCGGAGGAGTTGGGTGACGACGTCGATCACTTCGAGCCGCTGTTCGAGGAAAACGAAGACGAGGTAGGCACGGTGATCGTGATGGAGGAATGGTGCTTCGGCTATATGCGCGGCACCCAGGTCGCCGGCTGGGCCGAGCTGCCGCCAGAGCAGGATCAACTGCTCAAGGCCATTTCGCTGCATGGGTTGGAGGACAACTTCGAGCTGCTGGATCAGATGAGCGAAGAGGATATCCAGGCTTGCGTGCCGCAGGTGGTCGAGGCTGCGCGTGGGTTGTTCCGGTATTTCAACAAACTGCACTGA
- a CDS encoding type II toxin-antitoxin system RelE family toxin, whose protein sequence is MTYSLDFDSRALKEWKKLGDTVRQQFKKKLAEVLLNPRIEANRLHSLPDCYKIKLRSSGYRLVYQVIDQEIVVFVVAVDRRERDQAYKKAAERLE, encoded by the coding sequence ATGACCTATAGCCTCGACTTCGATTCACGTGCATTGAAAGAGTGGAAGAAGCTGGGCGATACGGTGCGTCAGCAGTTCAAGAAGAAACTGGCGGAAGTTCTGCTGAACCCTCGAATCGAGGCAAATCGCCTTCACTCGCTGCCTGACTGCTACAAGATAAAGCTGCGCAGCAGCGGGTATCGACTGGTCTATCAGGTCATTGACCAAGAGATCGTGGTTTTTGTCGTCGCTGTTGATCGTCGCGAACGGGACCAGGCATACAAGAAGGCTGCCGAGCGGCTCGAATAG
- a CDS encoding pyridoxamine 5'-phosphate oxidase family protein translates to MQKNPEHHPSPWHAGEKTLQEKAGVAERMEAFGQKVIRDYMPDQHRIFYHQLPFMVAASVDDRGRPWATLLEGPEGFVSSPNPRQLTINTQLAADDPATPGLSAGQAVGLLGIELHTRRRNRLNGQVHEAGDGQLQVTVEQSFGNCPQYIQLRDYTRVAEPAQGRVDAATLDATAARMIQTADTFFVASYVEQGDGQRSVDVSHRGGRPGFVKVEGNRLTIPDYAGNLHFNTLGNLLVNPQAGLLFIDFSNGNVLQLYGHAELLLDSPAIQAFEGAERLWTLEVEQVVWRPAAVSLRWAFKEYAPTSLMTGTWAEADARLQQRQRQRQWQAWRVQRVEQESRDIRSFYLEPPAGSATAFAPGQHVPVQIQLDGEAALIRTYSLSSAPSDGYLRISVKAQGQASRHLHEHVVAGDVLNVRPPMGSFTLDQQSTRPLVLIGAGVGITPLLAMLREQLNKGRTRRIHLFHGARSLADLPFREELASLQQRAGGLLQVHRALSQPEAHALAGRDYAFAGRLGIEQVKATLALDDYDFYLCGPGSFTQDLYEGLRGVHVPDARIHAEAFGPSTLRRHTDDDQPTLQQPPAASEPVPVYFAASAKEARWAPGSGTLLELAEARGLAPEFSCRGGSCGTCKTRLVSGQVHYPNPPAELPEAGSVLICCAVPARSEEGTQALVLDL, encoded by the coding sequence ATGCAAAAGAACCCGGAGCACCACCCCTCGCCCTGGCATGCGGGGGAGAAAACCCTGCAGGAAAAAGCCGGTGTCGCGGAGCGCATGGAGGCGTTCGGGCAGAAGGTCATTCGTGACTACATGCCCGACCAGCATCGTATTTTCTATCACCAGTTGCCGTTCATGGTCGCCGCCAGCGTGGACGACCGGGGGAGGCCCTGGGCAACATTGTTGGAAGGGCCGGAAGGTTTCGTCAGCTCGCCGAACCCACGCCAGCTGACGATCAACACTCAGCTGGCAGCAGACGATCCCGCTACCCCGGGGCTGTCTGCCGGACAGGCGGTCGGCCTGTTGGGTATCGAACTGCACACCCGTCGACGCAACCGCCTCAACGGGCAGGTCCACGAGGCCGGCGACGGGCAACTGCAGGTGACTGTGGAGCAGTCGTTCGGCAACTGCCCGCAGTACATTCAGCTGCGTGACTACACCCGCGTCGCGGAACCCGCGCAAGGGCGTGTCGATGCAGCGACACTCGATGCCACGGCTGCCCGCATGATCCAGACAGCCGACACTTTCTTTGTCGCCAGCTATGTCGAGCAAGGCGACGGCCAGCGCTCGGTGGATGTCTCCCACCGTGGCGGGCGGCCCGGGTTCGTCAAGGTTGAAGGCAACCGCCTGACCATTCCCGACTATGCTGGCAACCTGCACTTCAATACCCTGGGCAACCTGCTGGTGAACCCGCAAGCAGGGTTGCTGTTCATCGATTTCAGCAACGGCAACGTGTTGCAGCTATACGGGCATGCCGAGTTGCTGTTGGACAGCCCCGCCATCCAGGCGTTCGAAGGCGCCGAGCGCTTGTGGACGCTGGAGGTCGAGCAGGTGGTGTGGCGCCCGGCTGCCGTTTCCCTGCGGTGGGCCTTCAAGGAGTACGCGCCGACCAGCCTGATGACCGGCACCTGGGCCGAGGCCGACGCGCGCCTGCAGCAACGCCAGCGACAGCGCCAATGGCAGGCCTGGCGTGTGCAGCGGGTGGAGCAGGAGAGCCGCGACATCCGCTCGTTCTACCTTGAGCCACCTGCTGGCAGTGCGACGGCCTTTGCGCCAGGGCAACATGTTCCGGTGCAGATCCAGCTCGACGGCGAGGCGGCACTGATCCGCACCTACAGCCTGTCCAGCGCGCCTTCCGATGGCTACCTGCGCATCAGCGTCAAAGCCCAGGGCCAGGCCTCGCGGCACCTGCATGAGCACGTTGTGGCAGGCGATGTGCTGAACGTGCGCCCGCCGATGGGCAGCTTCACGCTGGACCAGCAGAGCACACGGCCGCTGGTGCTGATCGGCGCGGGTGTGGGTATCACGCCGTTACTGGCCATGCTGCGCGAGCAGTTGAACAAGGGGAGGACACGGCGCATTCATCTGTTCCATGGTGCGCGCAGCCTGGCCGACCTGCCGTTCCGTGAGGAGCTGGCGAGCTTGCAACAACGGGCCGGCGGCCTGCTGCAGGTGCACCGCGCCCTGAGCCAGCCGGAAGCGCATGCGTTGGCGGGGCGTGATTACGCGTTTGCCGGTCGGCTGGGTATCGAGCAGGTCAAGGCGACGCTGGCGCTGGACGACTACGATTTCTACCTGTGCGGCCCGGGCAGTTTTACCCAGGACCTGTACGAAGGGCTGCGCGGGGTGCATGTGCCGGATGCGCGGATCCATGCCGAAGCCTTTGGCCCGTCGACGCTCCGGCGGCACACCGACGATGACCAACCCACATTGCAACAGCCACCTGCTGCCAGCGAGCCGGTGCCGGTGTACTTTGCAGCTTCGGCGAAGGAGGCGCGCTGGGCGCCCGGCAGCGGGACGCTGCTGGAGTTGGCCGAGGCGCGTGGGCTGGCGCCGGAGTTCAGTTGCCGGGGCGGGTCGTGCGGTACCTGCAAGACCCGCTTGGTCAGTGGCCAGGTGCATTACCCGAACCCGCCGGCCGAACTGCCGGAGGCGGGTTCGGTATTGATCTGCTGTGCCGTGCCGGCCCGGTCAGAGGAGGGGACGCAGGCGTTGGTGCTGGATCTGTAA
- a CDS encoding glutathione S-transferase family protein, which translates to MSNPIKLYNFPKSGHAHRIELMLSLLNLPTELVFVDLAKGAHKQPDFLALNPFGQVPVIDDNGTVIADSNAILVYLAKKYDNGTWLPEEPAAAARVQRWLSVAAGPLAFGPAAARLVTVFGAAFNTDEVIARAHTLLKVIDAELAKTPFLVGSTPTIADIANYSYIAHAPEGNVSLEPYANVRSWLARIEALPGFVPMPRTVIGLQTSA; encoded by the coding sequence ATGTCGAACCCGATCAAGCTTTACAACTTCCCCAAGTCCGGCCATGCCCACCGCATCGAGCTGATGCTCTCGCTGCTGAACCTGCCCACCGAGCTGGTGTTCGTCGACCTCGCCAAAGGTGCGCACAAGCAGCCGGACTTCCTGGCCCTCAACCCGTTCGGCCAGGTCCCGGTCATCGATGACAACGGTACGGTGATCGCCGATTCCAACGCCATCCTGGTGTACCTGGCCAAGAAGTACGACAACGGCACCTGGCTCCCCGAGGAGCCCGCCGCCGCCGCCCGCGTGCAGCGCTGGCTGTCGGTCGCTGCCGGCCCGCTGGCCTTCGGCCCTGCCGCCGCGCGCCTGGTGACCGTATTCGGCGCCGCGTTCAACACCGACGAGGTCATTGCCCGCGCCCACACCCTGCTCAAGGTGATCGACGCCGAGCTGGCCAAAACGCCGTTCCTGGTCGGTAGCACACCCACCATCGCCGATATCGCCAACTACTCGTACATCGCCCACGCACCGGAGGGCAATGTTTCGCTGGAGCCCTATGCCAACGTACGCAGCTGGCTGGCGCGGATTGAGGCGCTGCCTGGCTTCGTGCCCATGCCACGCACCGTGATCGGGCTGCAGACCAGCGCCTGA
- a CDS encoding asparaginase, producing the protein MKAHANLPKLSIAGLGGTVSMEASASGCGVMPKLDCNGQLAKLPQLREMAHLETATLGLLPSASLGFAALLEVLAWARGEVERGAHAVVLTQGTDSLEETAYFLDLLWPFDAPLVMTGAMRAASQPGNDGPANLLAAAQVALAPSSRGRGVLVLMNDQVHCAARVRKTASLAMAAFESPGCGPLGDVVEGVVAYRQPPGPREVLPLPHRTEHRVALLEACLDADTALLNAMAVLGYEGLVIAGFGAGHVSGSWSEVLGYLAPTFPVIVATRTGSGPTASASYGFAGAEIDLQSKGVHMAGQLCPRKCRILLWLLIGTGRQQQLHCWLPR; encoded by the coding sequence ATGAAAGCGCATGCAAACCTGCCCAAGCTGTCGATCGCTGGCCTGGGTGGCACGGTGAGCATGGAGGCAAGTGCCAGCGGATGCGGGGTGATGCCCAAGCTTGACTGCAATGGGCAACTGGCCAAGTTGCCACAACTGCGCGAAATGGCCCATCTTGAAACTGCCACTCTGGGCCTGCTCCCCAGTGCCTCGCTGGGCTTTGCTGCGCTGCTCGAGGTGCTGGCCTGGGCTCGGGGTGAGGTGGAGCGCGGAGCGCACGCGGTGGTACTGACCCAGGGTACCGACAGTCTTGAGGAAACGGCGTATTTCCTCGATCTGCTATGGCCGTTCGATGCGCCATTGGTGATGACCGGTGCCATGCGCGCGGCCAGCCAGCCGGGCAACGACGGCCCGGCCAATTTGCTGGCTGCGGCGCAGGTTGCACTGGCCCCGAGCAGCCGTGGGCGCGGCGTTCTGGTGCTGATGAATGATCAGGTCCACTGTGCCGCGAGGGTTCGCAAGACGGCCAGCCTGGCGATGGCTGCATTCGAATCGCCCGGCTGCGGACCGCTGGGCGATGTTGTGGAGGGTGTTGTGGCATATCGTCAACCGCCTGGCCCGCGAGAGGTGCTGCCGTTACCGCATCGCACCGAGCATCGGGTTGCACTGCTGGAAGCGTGCCTGGATGCGGATACGGCGTTGCTCAATGCCATGGCGGTACTGGGCTACGAGGGACTGGTCATCGCTGGCTTTGGTGCTGGTCACGTTTCCGGTAGCTGGTCCGAAGTGCTGGGCTATCTCGCGCCCACCTTCCCAGTGATTGTTGCCACCCGCACAGGCAGTGGTCCCACAGCCTCGGCATCCTACGGTTTTGCCGGTGCCGAGATCGATTTGCAGAGCAAAGGGGTACACATGGCGGGGCAATTGTGTCCGCGCAAGTGCCGCATCCTGTTGTGGCTGTTGATCGGTACGGGCAGGCAGCAGCAGCTGCATTGCTGGTTGCCACGTTAA
- a CDS encoding LysR family transcriptional regulator, with amino-acid sequence MDQIHLMKVFVAVGELESFAAAARRLDISPAAVTRAVSALEEQLGVKLVLRTTRSVRLTEAGGRYLEDTRLILASIHEANEAAAGINATPKGDLAVTAPILFGKKYVMPCIVRYLQQYPEVDVSAYFLDRIVNMVEEGMDVAVRIGPLPDSGLKALRVGRVRRMLCASPDYLARHGVPMHPSDLAGHAVIGTTNLSPRAGWRFGVTEEPTLVRVKPRLTVTSNDGAIAAASGGLGIARLLSYQVADELASGQLQVILAEYEEAPWPIHVLHRESKYGSSKVRAFIDMLAQDLRAQQLD; translated from the coding sequence ATGGACCAGATCCACCTGATGAAGGTGTTCGTCGCCGTAGGCGAACTGGAAAGCTTCGCCGCCGCTGCACGCCGCCTGGACATTTCCCCAGCCGCAGTCACCCGTGCCGTCAGCGCCCTGGAAGAGCAGCTCGGGGTCAAGTTGGTGCTGCGCACCACCCGCAGCGTGCGCCTGACCGAAGCGGGTGGCCGTTACCTGGAAGACACCCGGCTTATCCTCGCCAGCATCCACGAGGCCAACGAAGCGGCTGCCGGCATCAATGCCACACCCAAAGGTGACCTGGCCGTCACCGCGCCGATCCTGTTCGGCAAGAAGTACGTCATGCCGTGCATCGTCCGCTACCTGCAGCAGTACCCCGAGGTTGACGTTTCCGCCTACTTCCTCGACCGCATAGTGAACATGGTCGAGGAGGGTATGGACGTGGCCGTACGCATCGGCCCCTTGCCAGACTCCGGCCTGAAAGCGCTGCGGGTGGGCAGGGTGCGGCGCATGTTGTGTGCGTCCCCCGACTACCTGGCGCGCCATGGCGTGCCGATGCACCCGTCCGACCTGGCGGGGCATGCGGTGATCGGCACCACCAACCTGTCGCCACGTGCCGGCTGGCGCTTCGGCGTGACCGAGGAGCCGACCCTGGTGCGCGTGAAGCCCCGCCTGACGGTGACCAGCAATGATGGGGCGATAGCGGCTGCTAGTGGCGGACTGGGGATTGCTCGCCTGCTGTCGTACCAGGTGGCGGATGAACTGGCCAGCGGGCAGCTGCAGGTGATCCTGGCCGAGTACGAAGAGGCGCCATGGCCGATTCATGTACTGCACCGGGAGAGCAAGTACGGCTCGTCCAAGGTCAGGGCCTTCATCGACATGCTGGCGCAGGATTTGCGGGCCCAGCAGCTGGATTGA